A genomic stretch from Lathyrus oleraceus cultivar Zhongwan6 chromosome 2, CAAS_Psat_ZW6_1.0, whole genome shotgun sequence includes:
- the LOC127118156 gene encoding uncharacterized protein LOC127118156 produces MGELTQTEVYSPPRTQQVWKSLLSWFTFFFQIFSQIIRTLGHYPLLSSSSSSSSSSSSTSSSFKPLPSVELQEYDSSTTSAVEITADFPVSDHRPVQKLTVVLDLDETLVCAYETSSLPTALRSQAIEAGLNWFELECVSSDKEGEGKPKINYVTVFERPGLKEFLTKLSEFADLVLFTAGLEGYARPLVDIIDKKNLFSLRLYRPSTISTEYREHVKDLTFISKDLDRIVIVDNNPFSFVLQPVNGIPCIPFSAGHPHDTQLLDVILPLLKQLSEQNDVRPLLYEKFHMTDWFQKQGIPASSWKL; encoded by the exons ATGGGCGAGTTGACTCAGACAGAGGTGTACTCGCCGCCGCGAACTCAGCAAGTTTGGAAATCACTTTTAAGCTGGTTCACGTTTTTCTTTCAGATCTTTTCTCAGATTATAAGAACCCTAGGTCACTATCCTTTActctcttcttcatcttcttcttcttcgtcttcttcttcaacttCATCTTCCTTCAAACCTCTTCCTTCTGTTGAGCTTCAGGAATACGATTCGTCAACGACTTCCGCCGTTGAAATCACCGCCGATTTTCCCGTCTCCGATCACCGTCCCGTCCAAAAACTCACG GTAGTGCTTGACTTGGATGAAACACTAGTATGCGCATATGAGACATCAAGTTTGCCAACTGCACTACGTTCTCAAGCAATCGAAGCTGGTTTGAATTGGTTTGAGCTGGAGTGTGTATCTTCTGACAAG GAAGGAGAAGGCAAACCAAAAATCAATTATGTTACAGTCTTTGAACGCCCTGGGTTGAAGGAATTCTTAACAAAACTTAGTGAATTTGCTGACTTGGTGCTGTTTACTGCTGGTCTCGAAG GCTATGCTAGACCCCTTGTTGACATAATAGACAAGAAAAATCTGTTCAGTCTACGACTTTATCGGCCATCAACAATTAGCAC GGAATATAGGGAACATGTTAAGGATCTTACATTCATATCAAAGGATCTAGACCGCATTGTTATTGTAGACAACAATCCCTTCAGCTTTGTATTACAACCAGTTAATGGAATTCCATGTATTCCATTTTCTGCCGGGCATCCACATGACACCCAG CTTCTAGATGTCATTCTTCCACTTCTCAAGCAACTCTCTGAGCAGAATGATGTAAGACCTTTGCTCTATGAAAAATTCCACATGACTGATTGGTTCCAGAAGCAAGGGATTCCAGCTTCCAGTTGGAAATTGTAG